The DNA segment GGCCTTTGCAGCTTCAATCTCATGGGGGATCTCCGGAGCGGAGATGACGGCGAGGACATCCCCTTCCTTCACTCGGTCGCCGATGTCCACTTTCCGCTCTGATAGGGTGCCGGTCGCACGGGCGTACAACACCGCTTCCTGGCCGGGCGCCGTCCGCCCCGTCGCCTTGAGTGGTTGCTCAGCAGGGGCCGCCTCCGGTTTCGCCGTGCGGACTTTCACCACCTCCCCGGCATGGAGGGTGGTGGCAAACAATGTGATGCTGAGAATGACTTCAGGAAAGCTCCGGTTCATGGTCGTCGAGAAGGATGGGGGTGGATTCGTTGGTGGCCGGCGCGGCCGCTTTGGCGCGACCCTTCGCCCAGGCGAAGACAACAGGCACGAGAAACAGGGATGCCACGGTGCCGAACAGGAGGCCACCGATGACCGCGCGGCCCAGCGGGGCGTTCTGCTCGCCCCCCTCACCGGCCCCGATGGCCATGGGAACCACGCCGAGGATCATCGCCGAGGCGGTCATCATCACCGGACGCAGGCGGGTGGTGGCGGCCTCCAGGGCGGCGGAGACTCCACCGACGCCGTCCGCCAACCGGTCACGCGCGAAGGAGGTGACAAGCACGCTGTTGGCCGTCGAGACGCCAACCACCATGATGACACCCATCAGCGCGGGCACGCTCAGCGGAGTCCCTGTCACCCAAAGGCCGAACAACGCACCGGAGATGGAGACCGGCAGGCCGGAGATGGCGATGAACGGCATGCTCCAGGACTGGAAGTTCACCACCATGACCAGAAACACCAGCACCGCCGCCAGACCGAGGCCGCCGATCAGTTCGCTGTAGGCGGAGCGCATCAGCGCGGCCTGGCCGACAAGCTCGATGCGGTTGTTCGGTTTCAATTCGGGACGGAGGCCGGACAGGATCGATTCGAGGTCATCGGCAACGGCTCCGAGATCCCGCCCCTGGACATTTCCGACGACGGTGAAGGTCGGCAGCAACGTCGTCCGCGAGATGCTGGCCGAGCTTTTCCGCTCCCCGATCCTGGCGAAGGCACCGAGCAATACCGCCTCCCCGCCGCCGGAAGGCTTCACCGGGATGTCGAGGAGCCGGGGAGCTGCCTCGACTGCTTTCGGTGGGGCGAGCACCTGCACATCGTAGGACGAACCCGTCGCCGGATCCGCCCAGAAGCTGGTGGAGACACTTGCCCCGGAACCGAGAAAGGAAAGGAGTCCGCTCACCGCATCCTGCTGGGTGACCCCCAGTTGGGCGGCGCGGATGCGGTCCACCTCCAGGTAGAATTCCGGCAGGTCCAGGACCTCACGGAATGTCACATCCACCGCTCCGGGGACTTTCGAAAAGCGCTCCACCAGTTGGTTCGCCAGCACGAGGTTCCCTTTGACATCCCTGCCAATGAAGCGGATCTCGAACGTCGTGGCGGCGCCCGACGACAGCGTCTGGCTCGTTGCGTCCGCCGGGCGGAAGAACCCTTTCACATCCGGGAACTTCTCCGCCAACATGGTGCGGACCTTGGCCATGTATTCCGCCGTCGGCTTGTGGCCCGGTGCGAGCTGCACGAGGATCTCACCATCGAACGTGCCGACGGCGGTGCTGGGCACCCACGCCTGGTTGATGGAGGATGGCTGGCCGACGTTCTCCGCCACGAACAGGAGTTCCTCCTCCGGGATGATCCTGCGGATCTCCCGGTGCACATCCGCGAAGCGCCGCCCGGTCTCCTCCAGCCGGGTGCCGGATGGCATGCGCAGGAAAAGGCTCATCAGCCCGGCATCCGTCACTGGAAAGAACTCCCTGCCGAGGAACTTCGCGGACCCGCCGCCCACGCCGAGCACTGCGAGGACGAGCAAGATCAACACGAAGCCCCTGCGGAGGAAGAAATGGAGGATGCCTGCCTGCACACGGGCAACCTTGTCGAGCAGATGCTCGACCCCATGGTGCAGCCGGCGGATGAATCCCGGAGGCTTCTTTTCGG comes from the Luteolibacter sp. SL250 genome and includes:
- a CDS encoding efflux RND transporter permease subunit; the protein is MWIVRFALRYRYTIGVFAILIMLFGILSVRRMSTDILPTVESPQITLVWTYNGLNAKEMALKVTSFSEIVTINNVDDLLEVRSETSNGIGLVKMVFQPYVNIEMAMTQVTAVSQTILRRMPQGTTPPLIVQSSPSSVPILQLIVSSDTQTDGQLYDYARLALRAQIQGIPGVRMSLPYGGAARQVMIELIPEALNAFGLSPADINRALGTQNLTLPSGMLREGERELPVSINASPESVEAFLDLPIREIDGRVILLRDVAHARDGEAISTNVVRLNGQNAVMVSVLKLGKASTVDIVNGILARMPNIQAAAPPGLRVEPLFDQSVFVNAAVGTVLHEIVLVGSLVALVVILFLGSWRSTLIVLCSIPLALLCSILGLYLIGATFNLMTLGGLALAIGILVDNALVEIENTKRQIALGKPVQQAVVDSAREVAFPEFVSTTGICIVFMPIFMLSGTAAYVFKPLALAVIFAMIASYVLSRTLVPTLASMMMPSEVEAEKKPPGFIRRLHHGVEHLLDKVARVQAGILHFFLRRGFVLILLVLAVLGVGGGSAKFLGREFFPVTDAGLMSLFLRMPSGTRLEETGRRFADVHREIRRIIPEEELLFVAENVGQPSSINQAWVPSTAVGTFDGEILVQLAPGHKPTAEYMAKVRTMLAEKFPDVKGFFRPADATSQTLSSGAATTFEIRFIGRDVKGNLVLANQLVERFSKVPGAVDVTFREVLDLPEFYLEVDRIRAAQLGVTQQDAVSGLLSFLGSGASVSTSFWADPATGSSYDVQVLAPPKAVEAAPRLLDIPVKPSGGGEAVLLGAFARIGERKSSASISRTTLLPTFTVVGNVQGRDLGAVADDLESILSGLRPELKPNNRIELVGQAALMRSAYSELIGGLGLAAVLVFLVMVVNFQSWSMPFIAISGLPVSISGALFGLWVTGTPLSVPALMGVIMVVGVSTANSVLVTSFARDRLADGVGGVSAALEAATTRLRPVMMTASAMILGVVPMAIGAGEGGEQNAPLGRAVIGGLLFGTVASLFLVPVVFAWAKGRAKAAAPATNESTPILLDDHEPELS